ATTATCAATTAAAAGCATTTCTTTATATTGCTCTATTAAATTATAATCTATATTTGTTAATATTTTTATAAAATCCTTTTCTGTTAAATCGTCCATTTCAGTTACTATTGGAAATCTTCCTTGTAATTCAGGCATAAGATCTGAAAAATCTGCATCTGAAAAAGCTCCTGCAGCTATAAACAATATGTGATCTGTTTTAACTGGCCCATATTTCGTCATAACAGTGGTTCCTTCAACTATAGGAAGTATATCTCTTTGAACTCCTTGTCTAGAAACATCGCTTCTTCCATTGTTTCCACTTTCTACTATTTTATCTATTTCATCAATAAATATTATTCCATCTTCCTCTGCAGACTTTACTGCTTCTATATTTATCTCATCCATATTCATATTTTTATCTATTTCTTCATTTATTATAATTTCTATAGCATCCTTTACGCTTACCATTGTTTTTTTTGATTGTTTCCCATCAAAATTTGACATTATACTTTCTATTATAGATCCCATATCTCCATCTGATTTGTTTCCAATAACTTCAACCACTGGTCCTTCTATATTCCCTCTTCTAACTGGTTTGTCTATTTCTATAATTTTATCATCGTAAACTCCATCTTTTATTTCATTTATTAATTTATTCTTACTATCATCATTTATAACAGCTAATTTATCTATTTTTTTAGCAACTTTTTCAATAGCCACGTTAAAATATTCTTTTGCTAGAATATCTATTTTTTCTTTTCTTAATTTTCTAATTGTAATAGCAACTAAATCTTTAATTATACTTTCCACATCTTTTCCAACGTATCCTACTTCTGTGTACTTTGTAGCTTCAACCTTTATAAATGGTGAATTAGTTATTTTTGCCAATCTTCTTGCTATTTCTGTTTTCCCAACCCCTGTTGATCCTATTAAAATTATATTTTTAGGAGTTATTTCTCTTCTCATAATTTTATTTTTAATTGATTTTCTTCTATATCTGTTTCTTAGTGACACTGCTACATTTTTTTTTGCCTCGTCTTGAGAAACAATATATTTATCTAATTCTTCAACTATTTTTTTGGGAACTAAATTTCTTTCCATCATTTATTGTATCTCCTTTCTGTATATAAATTTTTTTTATTTTTACATATTATTGTACCATAATTTTTAAATAAAAACATCTGAAATTCTCAATTTTTCTGTGATAATAAAAATAGACACTGGCTATAAAAACCAGCGTCTATTCAATATATGAATGAAACATACCTAAAACACTATTTAATTTTCCTTCATTTGCTTAATTTCATTTATCATAACTGGTAAAGCTTCCATAACATTACCAACTATACCAACATTGGCAACTTCAAATATTGGTGCATCTTCATCTTTATTAATTGCTACAATATAGTCAGAACCAATCATACCTGAAACATGTTGAACTGCCCCTGAGATTCCACAGGCAATGTATAATTTAGGTCCTACAACCT
The DNA window shown above is from Fusobacterium sp. IOR10 and carries:
- the hslU gene encoding ATP-dependent protease ATPase subunit HslU, which codes for MMERNLVPKKIVEELDKYIVSQDEAKKNVAVSLRNRYRRKSIKNKIMRREITPKNIILIGSTGVGKTEIARRLAKITNSPFIKVEATKYTEVGYVGKDVESIIKDLVAITIRKLRKEKIDILAKEYFNVAIEKVAKKIDKLAVINDDSKNKLINEIKDGVYDDKIIEIDKPVRRGNIEGPVVEVIGNKSDGDMGSIIESIMSNFDGKQSKKTMVSVKDAIEIIINEEIDKNMNMDEINIEAVKSAEEDGIIFIDEIDKIVESGNNGRSDVSRQGVQRDILPIVEGTTVMTKYGPVKTDHILFIAAGAFSDADFSDLMPELQGRFPIVTEMDDLTEKDFIKILTNIDYNLIEQYKEMLLIDNVELKITKGAIAKIAEFSIYLNEHEENIGARRLSTVLEFLLKDIMFEAPFTDTKQITIDKKYIEKTFKDKFKEEDLDKYIL